The following proteins are encoded in a genomic region of Paenibacillus sp. FSL R7-0273:
- a CDS encoding cytidine deaminase — translation MNKEQLMESARKIKQAAYSPYSKFSVGAAILLKDGTVINGVNVENVSFGATNCAERTAFFTAVTNGYTKGDFKAISIAGDTEDYLPPCSICRQVMAEFCSPEMPVYLTNNKQEILELKLIDLLPYAFTELDM, via the coding sequence ATGAATAAAGAGCAATTGATGGAAAGCGCACGCAAGATTAAACAGGCTGCTTACAGCCCCTACTCCAAGTTTTCGGTAGGAGCCGCAATCCTGCTGAAGGACGGAACCGTCATTAACGGAGTCAATGTGGAGAATGTCTCCTTCGGGGCAACGAATTGTGCGGAACGGACCGCCTTTTTCACAGCGGTTACTAACGGGTACACCAAAGGGGATTTCAAGGCTATTTCCATCGCCGGGGATACCGAGGATTATCTGCCGCCCTGCAGCATCTGCAGACAGGTAATGGCAGAATTCTGTTCACCTGAAATGCCTGTATACTTAACCAATAACAAGCAGGAAATCCTTGAATTGAAGCTGATAGATTTACTGCCTTACGCCTTCACGGAGCTTGATATGTAA
- a CDS encoding rhamnogalacturonan acetylesterase, with protein MKFGYSFSPAADCRYDPEQGYGFAISAEGSKNEDLKDSWPGDYFTEKVPTLLMDVPNGNYKVTLQLGSPDFSAVTTVREGLGRIMVLEAETAAGEHITRTFAVHVDNGQLKLAFGGKAPAVQYVSVERNTAIPTLYLAGDSTVTDQPSGQFPYTGWGQMIGLYLHGDIAVANHARSGKSAKTFIQESRLLRIAKKLRKDDFLLIQFAHNDEKEKEEGEGPFTTYQHYLKEHIELARTAGANPVLVAPMHRRFFEPDGTITNTHGEYIEAMRQLAVREAVPFVDLAALSKTYFEELGEERTKEIFLWAEPGQYPNLPEGAQDNTHFSETGAIEIARLVAQGILQSGVQGLNRYVVFP; from the coding sequence ATGAAGTTTGGCTATTCGTTTTCACCTGCGGCTGACTGCCGCTATGACCCGGAACAAGGCTATGGCTTTGCTATATCAGCAGAAGGCTCTAAAAATGAGGATTTGAAGGATTCATGGCCCGGTGATTATTTCACAGAGAAGGTACCGACACTCCTGATGGATGTACCTAACGGCAATTATAAGGTTACTCTGCAGCTCGGATCGCCGGACTTTAGTGCAGTCACAACCGTAAGAGAAGGACTGGGACGGATCATGGTGCTGGAAGCGGAGACTGCAGCCGGAGAGCATATCACCCGTACCTTTGCGGTACATGTTGATAACGGCCAGCTGAAGCTTGCTTTCGGGGGAAAAGCTCCGGCAGTACAGTATGTTAGTGTCGAGCGGAACACAGCCATTCCCACCCTATATCTTGCCGGTGATTCCACAGTAACGGACCAGCCTTCCGGCCAGTTCCCCTACACAGGCTGGGGCCAGATGATCGGACTGTATCTGCATGGGGATATTGCGGTCGCCAATCATGCCCGCTCCGGCAAAAGCGCAAAGACCTTTATCCAGGAAAGCCGGCTGCTGAGGATCGCCAAAAAACTGCGCAAGGATGATTTCCTGCTGATCCAGTTTGCACACAACGATGAGAAGGAAAAGGAAGAGGGAGAAGGGCCTTTCACCACCTATCAGCACTATCTGAAGGAGCATATTGAGCTTGCCCGTACGGCCGGGGCGAACCCTGTGCTGGTAGCCCCCATGCACCGGCGGTTTTTTGAACCGGATGGCACTATCACGAATACCCACGGGGAATACATAGAAGCGATGCGGCAGCTGGCCGTACGTGAAGCCGTGCCGTTTGTGGATCTGGCAGCGCTCAGTAAAACGTACTTCGAGGAGCTTGGCGAAGAGCGGACCAAGGAAATCTTCCTCTGGGCAGAGCCTGGCCAATATCCTAATCTTCCGGAGGGGGCGCAGGATAACACCCACTTCTCGGAGACTGGCGCAATTGAAATTGCCAGGCTGGTGGCGCAGGGGATTCTTCAGAGCGGGGTGCAAGGGCTGAACCGGTACGTTGTGTTCCCGTGA
- a CDS encoding DeoR/GlpR family DNA-binding transcription regulator: MNPMRRHEMIMKVILNRKNVTVNELSDKLQVTGKTIREDLSRLEEQGLIQRIHGGAVLAQSDQFGILGSRQPLDKHAAEKIEIALLALTHIVQDDIIALDGGSTTLEIARRLDNMPLTVITNDVYIISELVRKDQIRLVVPGGYRVRNILAGPEAAAYVQSLNIEKAFLSATAIHITHGLSVYTGDSLDYKQALTQTARKVFATADHHKFGQVALRTFASLEQVDVILTDKGLSQAAAEQYRQAGVVIECG; encoded by the coding sequence ATGAATCCGATGCGGCGTCATGAAATGATTATGAAAGTGATCCTGAACCGGAAGAATGTAACGGTTAATGAGCTTAGCGATAAACTACAGGTAACCGGAAAAACCATCCGCGAGGATCTGAGCAGACTGGAGGAGCAGGGGCTGATTCAGCGCATCCATGGGGGAGCGGTGCTCGCGCAGAGTGACCAGTTCGGCATTCTGGGCTCCAGACAGCCGCTCGATAAGCATGCCGCAGAGAAAATAGAGATCGCCCTGCTGGCACTGACTCATATCGTCCAAGACGATATTATCGCCCTGGACGGAGGCAGCACAACACTGGAGATTGCCCGGCGGCTGGACAACATGCCGCTGACGGTCATCACCAATGACGTATACATCATCAGCGAGCTGGTGCGCAAGGATCAGATCCGCCTCGTTGTGCCGGGCGGCTACCGTGTCCGCAACATATTGGCCGGTCCGGAAGCCGCTGCTTATGTACAGAGCCTGAATATAGAGAAAGCGTTTCTGTCTGCTACAGCCATACATATTACACACGGACTTTCCGTATATACCGGAGATTCCCTTGACTACAAGCAGGCGCTGACCCAAACCGCCCGCAAGGTATTCGCCACAGCCGACCATCATAAATTCGGCCAGGTTGCCCTGCGTACCTTCGCCTCGCTGGAGCAGGTGGATGTAATCCTGACAGACAAGGGACTGTCACAGGCAGCCGCAGAGCAGTACCGGCAGGCTGGTGTTGTCATTGAATGCGGATAG
- the rhaM gene encoding L-rhamnose mutarotase: MIRKASVMRVYPEHYEEYKRRHDELWPEMAEELRNHGSNNYSIFLDEETGNLFAYVEIEDEAKWDQMSETEICRKWWVYMEPLMETNPDNSPVSKSLKEVFYLK, translated from the coding sequence GTGATTAGAAAAGCTAGTGTTATGCGTGTTTACCCCGAGCATTATGAAGAGTACAAGCGCCGCCATGATGAGCTATGGCCGGAGATGGCTGAAGAGCTGAGAAACCACGGCTCCAACAACTATTCCATTTTCCTCGACGAAGAGACAGGCAATCTGTTTGCTTACGTGGAGATTGAGGATGAAGCGAAGTGGGACCAGATGTCAGAGACCGAGATTTGCCGGAAATGGTGGGTCTACATGGAGCCGCTGATGGAGACCAATCCGGACAACAGCCCGGTATCCAAGAGCCTTAAGGAAGTTTTTTACCTGAAATAG
- a CDS encoding ABC transporter substrate-binding protein — protein sequence MNKGLLSGRNALLAGALAATAVLSACGSNNSSNTASEGNNTPAAGGEQVTLRVFSNLPDRKSGQGLAEQMVIDNYTKENPNVKIELETLAEEPFKNKLKAYMASNEPIDVTMVHGGAELNTLVQAGYVKELDPAAYEGEAFSFLPGVYTSFTFNDKLYGLPRNSDYEVIYYNKRLFEENNIKVPTTYAELIEAGKQFREKGIEPMSINGKDLWSFGAFFQDLVIRVGGDQNLMLDAVARKKDFTTDETFKKAAELLGEARDSGLFQASYMTSDYGASQNLFTQERAAMWYMGSWEAGMATNENLPQTFRDNVAVLKFPVVDGGKGKNTDLLAWNGGGYSLVNSSKHPEEAKKFFDYLMSAGQWAKTVWDIGAAVPAQTYQLNGNESSLQKELTEVLTGATTTAGSLGLDYGTPKFKDDSQNAFGKFFAGGSTAEQLLGDLQSAAASQ from the coding sequence ATGAACAAAGGTTTACTCTCAGGCAGAAATGCACTTTTGGCCGGGGCACTTGCAGCAACGGCTGTACTCAGCGCATGCGGCAGCAATAACAGCAGCAATACAGCATCCGAAGGAAATAATACGCCGGCAGCAGGCGGGGAGCAGGTAACACTGCGCGTCTTCTCTAACCTTCCGGACCGTAAATCGGGACAGGGCCTGGCAGAGCAGATGGTCATTGACAATTACACGAAAGAGAATCCGAATGTCAAAATCGAGCTGGAAACGCTGGCCGAGGAGCCGTTCAAAAACAAGCTGAAAGCCTACATGGCCTCCAACGAGCCGATTGACGTCACGATGGTACACGGCGGCGCCGAGCTGAACACGCTGGTACAAGCCGGTTATGTAAAAGAGCTCGATCCTGCAGCCTACGAAGGTGAAGCCTTCAGCTTCCTGCCGGGCGTATATACCTCCTTCACGTTCAACGATAAGCTGTATGGCCTTCCGCGCAACAGTGACTATGAAGTAATCTACTACAACAAACGGCTGTTTGAAGAAAATAACATCAAAGTACCAACTACCTATGCTGAGCTGATCGAAGCAGGCAAGCAGTTCCGGGAAAAGGGCATTGAGCCGATGTCAATCAACGGTAAGGATCTGTGGAGCTTCGGCGCATTCTTCCAGGATCTTGTGATCCGGGTTGGCGGAGACCAGAACCTGATGCTGGATGCCGTAGCCAGGAAGAAGGATTTCACCACAGACGAAACCTTTAAAAAAGCGGCGGAGCTGCTGGGCGAGGCCCGAGACAGCGGACTGTTCCAGGCTTCGTACATGACCTCTGACTACGGCGCATCCCAGAACCTGTTCACCCAGGAGCGGGCAGCCATGTGGTACATGGGCTCATGGGAAGCAGGGATGGCGACTAACGAAAATCTTCCGCAGACCTTCCGCGATAATGTAGCGGTGCTTAAGTTCCCGGTAGTGGACGGCGGCAAAGGCAAGAACACGGACCTGCTGGCCTGGAACGGCGGCGGCTACTCTCTGGTGAACAGCTCCAAGCATCCGGAGGAAGCCAAGAAATTCTTCGATTATCTGATGAGCGCGGGTCAATGGGCCAAAACCGTATGGGATATCGGTGCTGCTGTTCCTGCCCAGACCTATCAGCTGAACGGGAATGAAAGCAGCCTTCAGAAGGAACTGACAGAAGTGCTTACCGGTGCGACTACTACTGCTGGCTCGCTGGGTCTCGATTACGGAACACCGAAATTCAAGGACGATTCCCAGAATGCTTTCGGCAAATTCTTTGCCGGCGGCTCCACGGCGGAGCAGCTGCTTGGCGATCTGCAGTCTGCGGCGGCTTCCCAGTAA
- a CDS encoding carbohydrate ABC transporter permease, translated as MHKVLNNKLAIFLFVFPGILLFALTFLAPIVLSGYYSFRDTLAPGTNSTFIGLGNYTELLFHDSRFWLSLRNAVLLGLGFIIIQHPIAIFFAIMLDRIGGKAEKWFRTIFFIPSVISVVVISKMWLSLLDPTFGVLNKLLDSVGLGALKHAWLGDSSTALVSMLVILIWAGFGWGLLFYYAGVKGIPEDLYEAASLDGASGFKLHLRITVPLLMPVITVQITLAMITALKQMEMVFLTTNGGPGDSTQFLAVYLYNKAFSASQYGYANAISILFIAVCLLFTYLSNKLTRSDATEY; from the coding sequence ATGCATAAAGTGCTTAACAACAAGCTGGCCATCTTTCTGTTTGTTTTTCCCGGCATTTTACTTTTCGCACTAACCTTTCTGGCCCCGATTGTACTGAGCGGTTACTACTCATTCCGCGATACGCTTGCACCCGGAACGAATTCGACGTTTATCGGACTTGGCAATTATACCGAGCTGCTGTTTCATGACAGCCGCTTCTGGCTTTCCTTACGCAATGCGGTTCTGCTGGGCCTGGGTTTTATTATTATCCAGCATCCGATTGCCATTTTCTTCGCCATTATGCTGGACCGGATCGGCGGTAAAGCCGAGAAGTGGTTCCGGACCATTTTCTTCATTCCCAGTGTCATCTCCGTCGTGGTTATTTCAAAAATGTGGCTATCCCTGCTTGATCCGACCTTCGGCGTGCTTAATAAACTGCTTGATTCTGTAGGACTTGGCGCTCTAAAGCATGCCTGGCTGGGCGACAGCAGCACTGCACTCGTCTCCATGCTGGTCATTCTGATCTGGGCCGGCTTCGGCTGGGGCCTTCTGTTCTACTATGCGGGAGTCAAGGGTATCCCGGAAGACCTGTATGAAGCGGCATCTCTGGATGGTGCCTCCGGCTTCAAACTGCATCTGCGCATCACCGTCCCGCTGCTTATGCCGGTCATTACAGTTCAGATAACACTGGCAATGATCACTGCCTTGAAGCAGATGGAGATGGTATTCCTGACCACCAACGGCGGTCCCGGCGACTCTACCCAGTTCCTCGCTGTGTATCTGTATAACAAAGCTTTTTCGGCCAGCCAGTACGGCTATGCCAATGCCATATCCATCCTGTTCATTGCCGTGTGTCTGCTGTTCACTTACCTGAGCAACAAGCTGACCCGCAGCGATGCTACCGAATACTAA
- a CDS encoding carbohydrate ABC transporter permease, with the protein MKKNTKIMLWLFFLIIAAVQLFPFIWLVNFSFTSSSEFYSSSILKWPDAPQWQNYINAWVDGKFARYFFNSFFVTAVTIVLTVVLSLTLGYAFTRMQWKLRSLFFTVILLGIMIPIHATLLPNFAIFKSLGLTDSYLGLILPYTAVSVPLGTFMLTGFLRSIPKAMEESAVIDGANIYRIVFGIIAPLTAPALVTIVVTTFLNCWNEFIMASTFLSKDSLKTLPFSVMNFTGQYSSDYGSQFAVMVLTSVPAIIIYAIFNEQITKGVTAGAVKG; encoded by the coding sequence ATGAAGAAAAATACTAAAATCATGCTCTGGCTGTTCTTCCTGATCATCGCCGCGGTGCAGCTGTTCCCGTTCATCTGGCTGGTGAACTTTTCTTTTACAAGCAGCAGCGAGTTCTATTCCTCCAGCATTCTGAAATGGCCGGATGCCCCGCAGTGGCAGAACTACATTAACGCGTGGGTGGACGGCAAGTTTGCCCGGTATTTCTTCAACAGCTTTTTTGTAACGGCGGTTACGATTGTACTGACGGTTGTTCTATCACTTACGCTGGGCTATGCGTTTACACGGATGCAGTGGAAGCTGCGCTCCCTGTTCTTTACTGTAATCCTGCTCGGCATTATGATTCCGATTCATGCGACACTGCTGCCTAACTTTGCTATTTTTAAATCGCTGGGCTTAACGGATTCCTATCTCGGACTGATTCTTCCTTATACTGCAGTCTCTGTACCGCTCGGGACCTTTATGCTGACAGGCTTTCTGCGCTCCATTCCTAAAGCGATGGAAGAATCGGCAGTAATCGACGGCGCGAACATTTACCGGATTGTATTCGGCATAATTGCCCCGCTGACCGCTCCGGCCCTGGTGACTATTGTCGTAACAACTTTCCTGAACTGCTGGAATGAATTTATTATGGCCTCCACATTCCTGAGCAAGGATTCGCTCAAAACGCTGCCGTTCTCGGTCATGAACTTTACCGGCCAGTATTCCTCGGATTACGGTTCACAGTTTGCGGTTATGGTGCTGACCTCGGTGCCTGCGATCATTATTTACGCCATCTTTAACGAGCAGATTACCAAAGGGGTTACTGCAGGCGCGGTGAAGGGCTAA
- a CDS encoding beta-galactosidase: MDKLLYGVAYYDEYMPYERLAEDIRMMKEAGINTVRIAESTWSTHEPQNGVFDFTSVDRVLDAMHEAGIHVIVGTPTYAIPAWMVKEHPDVLAVTAAGRGKYGARQIMDITHPVYLFYAERIIRKLLERVHKHPAVIGYQTDNETKHYETAGDNVQLKFVKYMRNTYGTLETINHQFGLDYWSNRIDSWEDFPSVAGTINGSLGAEFARFQRGLVNDFLAWQVSIVNEYKQPGQFVTQNFDYEWRGHSFGVQPSVDHFAAAEPFDIAGVDIYHPSQSELTGAEIAFGGDISRSVKRSNYLVLETQAQAFPQWTPYPGQLRLLAFSHIGSGANMVAYWHWHSIHNSFETYWKGLLSHDFLPNPVYKEACTVGADFARLSPQLTGLVKKNKIAFMISNEALSAMEWFKLPDGKNYNDVVRWLYDAFYRMNAECDFIQASSPYLHEYALIVVPALYAVSDEALLALNEYVKGGGHVLYSFKSGFTDEQVKVRTVQQPGIISEACGMGYSMFATPGAETGLTGRLFPQGGAGTVSSWMELLVPGTAEVLASYDHPEWGNYAAATRNTFGEGTATYVGCMMDSADLAVIVRDTLQTAGLWAEQQEYVFPLIVKSAVNRDGAPVRFYYNYSGKQVTGVRPVKGGIELLSGNVVAAKSELEFAPWGVQIILEQV, encoded by the coding sequence ATGGATAAGCTGCTATATGGGGTTGCCTATTACGATGAATACATGCCTTACGAGAGGCTTGCTGAAGATATCCGCATGATGAAAGAGGCAGGAATCAATACTGTGCGGATTGCCGAATCTACCTGGAGCACGCATGAGCCGCAAAACGGGGTGTTCGACTTCACATCCGTAGACCGCGTACTTGATGCTATGCATGAGGCCGGTATCCATGTCATTGTCGGAACGCCGACCTACGCCATTCCTGCCTGGATGGTCAAGGAGCACCCGGATGTGCTGGCAGTCACTGCGGCGGGACGCGGGAAATACGGTGCCCGGCAGATTATGGACATCACGCATCCGGTCTACCTGTTCTATGCCGAGCGGATCATCCGCAAGCTGCTGGAGCGGGTGCATAAGCATCCGGCAGTCATCGGCTACCAGACCGATAATGAAACCAAGCATTACGAGACAGCGGGCGACAATGTCCAGCTGAAATTTGTGAAATATATGCGGAATACCTACGGAACCCTGGAAACAATCAACCATCAATTCGGTCTCGATTACTGGAGCAACCGGATCGACAGCTGGGAGGACTTTCCGTCCGTAGCCGGTACGATTAACGGTAGCCTGGGGGCTGAGTTTGCCCGTTTCCAGCGCGGGCTGGTGAATGATTTTCTGGCCTGGCAGGTGTCGATAGTTAATGAGTACAAGCAGCCGGGTCAATTCGTAACCCAGAATTTCGACTATGAGTGGAGAGGGCATTCCTTCGGCGTTCAGCCTTCGGTGGACCATTTTGCAGCGGCTGAGCCGTTCGATATTGCCGGTGTGGATATTTATCATCCTTCCCAGTCTGAGCTGACCGGGGCCGAGATCGCTTTTGGCGGAGATATTTCACGCTCCGTGAAGCGCAGCAATTATCTGGTATTGGAGACACAGGCCCAGGCCTTTCCGCAGTGGACACCTTATCCGGGGCAGCTCCGGCTGCTGGCTTTCAGTCATATCGGCTCTGGTGCGAACATGGTGGCTTACTGGCATTGGCACTCGATCCACAATTCCTTTGAAACGTATTGGAAGGGGCTGCTCAGCCATGATTTTCTGCCTAACCCGGTTTATAAGGAAGCCTGCACGGTTGGAGCAGATTTCGCACGTCTAAGCCCGCAGCTGACCGGACTCGTGAAGAAGAACAAAATCGCCTTTATGATCAGCAACGAGGCGCTGTCGGCGATGGAATGGTTCAAGCTGCCGGACGGCAAGAATTATAATGATGTGGTGCGCTGGCTGTATGATGCGTTCTACCGGATGAATGCGGAATGTGACTTTATCCAGGCTTCCAGCCCGTATCTCCATGAATATGCTCTGATTGTCGTGCCGGCTCTGTACGCGGTATCGGATGAAGCACTGTTGGCGCTTAATGAGTATGTGAAGGGCGGCGGCCACGTCCTGTATTCCTTCAAAAGCGGCTTTACCGACGAGCAGGTCAAGGTGCGCACGGTGCAGCAGCCGGGCATCATCAGCGAAGCCTGCGGAATGGGCTATAGCATGTTTGCCACGCCGGGTGCAGAGACCGGACTTACCGGGAGATTGTTCCCGCAAGGCGGAGCCGGTACGGTCAGCAGCTGGATGGAGCTGCTGGTTCCGGGAACCGCTGAAGTGCTCGCCTCCTATGACCATCCGGAATGGGGCAATTATGCGGCGGCCACGCGGAATACCTTCGGCGAAGGTACAGCAACCTATGTCGGCTGTATGATGGACTCTGCCGATCTGGCCGTTATCGTGCGCGATACACTACAGACAGCCGGATTGTGGGCAGAGCAGCAAGAATATGTTTTCCCGCTGATCGTGAAATCCGCAGTTAACCGTGATGGGGCTCCGGTCAGATTCTATTACAACTACTCCGGCAAACAGGTGACGGGAGTACGTCCGGTCAAAGGTGGAATTGAATTGCTCTCAGGTAACGTAGTTGCTGCAAAAAGTGAGCTTGAGTTTGCGCCTTGGGGTGTGCAGATTATTTTGGAGCAGGTATAG
- a CDS encoding glycoside hydrolase family 43 protein, which yields MTSVKIQNPVLKGFNPDPSILRVGDDYYMATSTFEWFPGVQIHHSRDLVNWQTLCYALDRPDQLDMKGIEASGGVWAPCLTYDEQEQIFYLIYTIMRSTNGNAFDLDNYVVTAKSILGPWSERIYLNSSGFDPSLFHDDDGRKWLVNLEWETRKGYEHPGSIVIQQYDPVRQELIGTARSIFRGATDMGCMEAPHIYKRDGYYYMMTAEGGTGFGHGVTMARSRELFGPYESDPCNPIITSARLVNLDRRNVDDYLKPYQYNPDSLLQKSGHGSLVETQNGEWYIAHLCARPVLPQIRSMLGRETALQACEWTEDGWLRMIGGGQTALTEAPAPELTPHPFAPEPAREDFDSGKWNLHLSSLRVPIDEDWASLSARPGYLRLRGRQSLFSLHEQSLVARRLQSVNATVETCVEFTPENYHQSAGLTLFYDQNMFYYLRIYYSESLGGKCLGILYADNGTKVELTESRLPVANWERVYLRAELSEGMLTFSASPDGEQWQQVGPELDGTKCSDEYSTSGHFTGAFAGINCQDSYRRQITADFDYFEYREHN from the coding sequence TTGACTAGCGTTAAAATTCAAAATCCGGTACTGAAGGGCTTTAATCCCGATCCGTCGATTCTCCGTGTCGGTGACGATTATTATATGGCGACATCCACCTTTGAATGGTTCCCCGGTGTGCAGATTCATCATTCCAGAGATTTGGTGAACTGGCAGACGCTCTGCTATGCGCTGGACCGGCCGGATCAGCTGGATATGAAGGGGATCGAGGCCTCCGGCGGTGTCTGGGCACCGTGCCTGACCTATGATGAGCAGGAGCAGATCTTTTACCTGATTTACACGATTATGAGAAGCACAAACGGCAACGCGTTTGACCTGGACAATTATGTGGTCACGGCCAAAAGCATTCTTGGCCCCTGGTCGGAGCGCATCTATCTCAACAGTTCCGGCTTCGACCCTTCACTGTTCCATGATGATGACGGGCGTAAATGGCTGGTTAACCTGGAGTGGGAGACGCGCAAAGGGTACGAGCATCCCGGCTCAATAGTTATTCAGCAGTATGATCCGGTGCGGCAGGAGCTGATTGGCACAGCGCGCAGCATTTTCCGCGGGGCAACGGATATGGGCTGCATGGAGGCTCCGCATATCTATAAGCGGGACGGCTATTACTATATGATGACCGCTGAGGGCGGGACCGGCTTCGGGCACGGTGTTACTATGGCGAGATCGCGCGAATTGTTCGGACCTTACGAGTCCGACCCGTGTAATCCGATTATTACATCCGCCAGGCTGGTTAATCTGGACCGGCGGAATGTGGATGATTACCTTAAGCCGTACCAATATAACCCGGATTCTCTGCTGCAAAAAAGCGGGCACGGCTCGCTGGTGGAAACGCAGAACGGGGAGTGGTACATCGCGCATCTATGTGCCCGGCCGGTGCTGCCGCAAATCCGCAGTATGCTGGGCAGAGAAACGGCCCTTCAGGCATGTGAATGGACGGAAGACGGCTGGCTGCGCATGATTGGCGGCGGACAAACGGCCCTGACCGAGGCTCCCGCTCCTGAGCTCACGCCTCATCCGTTCGCACCGGAACCGGCCAGAGAGGACTTTGACAGCGGGAAGTGGAACCTTCACCTGAGCTCCCTGCGCGTTCCGATTGACGAGGATTGGGCCTCCCTGTCGGCCCGGCCGGGCTACCTGCGGCTGCGCGGGCGGCAATCGCTATTCTCGTTGCATGAGCAAAGCCTGGTGGCACGCCGCCTGCAGTCCGTTAATGCAACGGTAGAGACCTGTGTGGAGTTTACGCCGGAGAACTATCATCAGTCAGCCGGACTTACGCTCTTCTATGACCAGAATATGTTCTACTATCTGCGGATTTATTATAGTGAGAGCCTTGGAGGGAAGTGTCTGGGTATCCTGTACGCCGACAACGGCACCAAGGTTGAGCTTACGGAGTCCCGGCTGCCGGTCGCGAATTGGGAAAGAGTCTATCTCCGCGCCGAGCTAAGTGAGGGAATGCTGACCTTCTCCGCCTCGCCGGACGGGGAGCAGTGGCAGCAGGTGGGCCCGGAGCTGGACGGCACCAAGTGCTCAGATGAATACTCCACCTCCGGACATTTCACCGGCGCCTTCGCCGGGATCAACTGCCAGGATTCCTACCGCAGACAGATCACAGCCGATTTCGATTACTTTGAGTATCGGGAGCATAATTAA
- a CDS encoding CPBP family intramembrane glutamic endopeptidase — translation MPLAQHFFRNILLGIAAGALWLGSVVAVLLLTDTMAIHSRNEVNYIWIWILASLLNVAMQELLVRGYLYQLWKRSSNRLAAAAITTLLFVLMHGGAFEAGIIPVLNVVTMSLFMTLLLEYTGTLLAPVLAHFVWNTAGAVILGGVSLAGDYPKLYNSSYHGASLLSGGGYAIEGSVVVLIINIALISGVLVLKRTAARLNT, via the coding sequence GTGCCATTAGCACAACATTTCTTCAGAAACATATTACTGGGGATAGCGGCAGGTGCTTTATGGCTGGGGAGCGTAGTGGCCGTCCTCTTGCTGACAGATACGATGGCGATACATAGCCGGAATGAGGTAAATTACATATGGATCTGGATATTGGCGTCACTGTTAAATGTGGCGATGCAGGAGCTGCTGGTGAGAGGTTATTTGTATCAGCTATGGAAACGCAGCAGCAACAGGCTGGCGGCGGCCGCGATAACCACACTATTATTTGTTTTAATGCATGGCGGAGCCTTTGAAGCGGGGATTATCCCGGTGCTGAATGTTGTAACGATGAGCTTATTCATGACATTGCTGCTGGAATACACAGGCACCTTACTAGCACCGGTTCTGGCCCATTTTGTCTGGAACACAGCAGGGGCGGTTATTTTAGGCGGAGTCTCATTAGCAGGCGATTATCCGAAGCTCTATAACAGCAGCTATCACGGCGCATCCTTACTGTCAGGCGGCGGCTATGCCATAGAGGGCAGCGTTGTCGTCCTTATCATCAACATAGCACTAATAAGCGGTGTGCTAGTGCTGAAGAGGACTGCTGCCCGTTTGAATACATAG